In the Brachyhypopomus gauderio isolate BG-103 chromosome 4, BGAUD_0.2, whole genome shotgun sequence genome, one interval contains:
- the ctdsp1 gene encoding uncharacterized protein ctdsp1 isoform X1, which translates to MSTCALLPMSQGACGLSESSQSHQCRAQTDLVDPCPLSAVCRHRRGSEPVGECLECFTAPELRPSFWESKYFVESNISKYLETSAFFRGKRIEASMPTELCFEPAKVSQQGCSVEKSESSEITTESGVISSEPKTSCDLCITVHQNVPGLMQFDGDYTENDQFSEELTEQQDKFDSLESSSLSDCDSEHSECFTASRTLVQSFEKTLCSQYSVESEVSKQIETVEHEIELLDLPGVTPDFYESFEDVNTEIPDLTSSDFDTLYEYETELEENVEQCSTSESSEDICISDLFEQCCTAFDLHSHQCGCFDQCNCNNQNMPPGCNTIQSESSVLYQASKEVQPAGVSDSIEQQLARQIEARGDGPLTTQVVPGFYTDSFESRLSDDVAEHADRASGCFSEQAELSNYSQLSENDTEFVKTIEQCSSCGRYFEKCEIPKQCRPSEPTDCSENPLQSKPVEKCLGLCESSGTLCSVFNTSELPRESPPIEADTNMLRKRPVCDMIFFGSMETFEAHWLSQFLAGHSEENGTFVNQEDSIAIAGPSDDFLTINGDVDSEPTNKVSDDLGERLKLCEACGKRGKGELNYCEPPQLIELCGGETGGCELGSGKSRGGGVVVKTGSLDESSEEEYADCTDGKSQDSTETEESFKSCVDEHDTLEIYPDQSENSKPLQNVSEKDEIYQLYITNVHGEESYEFSEDNGDLIDAPKETQELGSDQSTKKEIYKTYAEVLCSGISVEMGQGHGPSTENVEAVESEDSELNFNGEGTTLHAVECLENEQLCEEVVFEPHEDIDVLELCERTGEVYEYTTEIETTYEAFLEVVSDQGICHEQEITALETYTIEKNITNQVSDTEISELADEEVDETLVGKNDDDDDDDDDDDDYDNDTAEIDDNDEGIAIEDEGRGPCCGEIETSEDDEASIFAFDDVNYVEEHSTLFEENAEDISAQDILITQNAIELQSFTDKDPCDVSAAQTDGAEAENHFPAQCERLGGLIHQAVKNETAEFATQDALIKPADQEQTSSEQTDASEDSEASSDDEESPEYCECEFCVAAIEQVPAKPLLPQIKSKDAGKICVVIDLDETLVHSSFKPVNNADFIIPVEIDGAVHQVYVLKRPHVDEFLKRMGELFECVLFTASLAKYADPVSDLLDKWGAFRCRLFRESCVFHRGNYVKDLSRLGRDLSKVIIVDNSPASYIFHPDNAVPVASWFDDMSDTELLDLIPFFERLSKVDDVCAVLKQQRTSS; encoded by the exons ATGTCAACGTGTGCACTGCTGCCGATGTCTCAGGGTGCCTGTGGGCTCAGCGAATCCTCACAGTCCCACCAGTGCCGTGCACAGACGGACCTAGTGGACCCTTGTCCGCTCTCTGCGGTCTGCAGACATCGCAGGGGGAGCGAACCCGTCGGAGAATGTCTGGAGTGTTTTACGGCCCCTGAGCTGCGCCCGTCGTTTTGGGAAAGCAAGTATTTTGTGGAGAGCAATATCAGTAAATACTTGGAGACCTCTGCCTTTTTTAGAGGCAAGCGCATTGAAGCCAGTATGCCCACTGAACTCTGTTTTGAGCCTGCTAAAGTCTCTCAGCAAGGCTGTTCTGTGGAAAAGAGCGAGTCCTCAGAAATTACCACTGAATCTGGTGTGATTTCTTCTGAACCAAAAACATCTTGTGACTTGTGCATCACAGTGCACCAGAACGTCCCTGGACTAATGCAGTTTGATGGAGATTATACTGAAAATGATCAGTTCAGTGAAGAACTAACAGAGCAGCAAGACAAATTTGATTCCTTGGAGAGCAGTAGTTTGTCTGACTGCGACTCGGAGCACAGTGAGTGTTTTACAGCTAGCAGAACACTTGTACAGTCATTTGAAAAAACCCTGTGTTCTCAATATAGTGTTGAGTCTGAGGTCAGTAAACAAATTGAGACGGTTGAACATGAAATTGAACTCTTGGACCTACCTGGGGTCACACCTGATTTTTACGAATCTTTTGAGGATGTGAATACTGAAATCCCAGACCTGACTTCCTCAGATTTTGACACACTTTATGAGTATGAAACGGAATTGGAAGAAAATGTAGAGCAGTGCAGTACTTCTGAAAGCTCTGAAGATATCTGTATTTCTGATCTCTTTGAGCAGTGCTGCACAGCATTCGATCTCCACTCACACCAGTGCGGTTGCTTTGACCAATGCAACTGTAACAATCAAAACATGCCCCCTGGATGCAATACCATACAGTCTGAATCCTCTGTATTGTACCAGGCCTCCAAAGAAGTCCAGCCAGCTGGGGTCTCTGACTCAATTGAGCAGCAACTAGCAAGACAAATAGAAGCTAGAGGAGATGGACCGTTAACCACGCAGGTTGTCCCGGGATTTTATACTGACTCATTTGAGAGTCGACTTTCTGATGATGTTGCCGAACACGCAGATCGAGCGTCTGGATGTTTTTCTGAACAAGCGGAGCTATCTAACTACAGCCAGCTGTCTGAAAACGATACGGAGTTTGTTAAGACCATAGAACAATGCTCGAGTTGTGGGAGGTACTTTGAGAAATGTGAAATTCCTAAACAATGCAGGCCCTCAGAGCCTACTGACTGTTCTGAGAACCCATTACAAAGCAAACCTGTTGAAAAGTGCCTGGGATTGTGTGAGTCCTCTGGAACACTGTGCTCTGTGTTTAACACCTCTGAGCTCCCTAGAGAGAGCCCTCCCATTGAAGCTGACACAAACATGCTTAGAAAGCGGCCAGTGTGTGACATGATATTTTTTGGATCGATGGAAACCTTTGAAGCCCATTGGCTCTCTCAGTTCCTTGCTGGTCACAGTGAAGAAAATGGAACCTTTGTGAACCAGGAAGACAGCATTGCAATCGCCGGGCCGAGTGATGACTTCCTCACCATTAATGGAGATGTTGATTCTGAGCCTACGAATAAAGTTTCTGATGATTTGGGTGAGCGGCTAAAGCTCTGTGAAGCATGTGGAAAGAGAGGGAAGGGGGAGTTGAATTACTGTGAACCACCTCAGCTGATTGAGCTCTGCGGTGGCGAGACTGGAGGTTGTGAACTTGGCTCTGGTAAGAGCAGAGGTGGCGGGGTGGTAGTTAAAACAGGCTCACTTGATGAATCTAGTGAGGAGGAATATGCTGACTGTACTGATGGCAAAAGCCAAGACAGCACAGAAACAGAAGAATCATTTAAAAGTTGTGTTGATGAGCACGACACTTTGGAAATCTATCCTGATCAGTCTGAAAATAGCAAACCTTTGCAGAATGTATCTGAGAAGGACGAGATCTATCAACTTTATATAACAAATGTCCATGGTGAAGAATCGTATGAGTTTAGTGAGGATAACGGTGATCTCATAGATGCGCCCAAAGAAACTCAGGAGTTAGGCTCGGATCAAAGCACAAAGAAAGAAATCTATAAAACATATGCAGAAGTACTGTGTTCTGGAATCTCTGTAGAAATGGGTCAGGGTCACGGACCCTCCACTGAAAATGTGGAGGCCGTCGAGAGTGAAGATTCTGAACTAAATTTTAATGGTGAGGGCACAACATTGCATGCTGTAGaatgcctagaaaatgaacagCTGTGTGAAGAAGTAGTTTTTGAACCCCATGAGGATATCGATGTGCTGGAGCTCTGTGAGAGAACAGGTGAAGTTTATGAATATACCACAGAGATTGAAACGACTTATGAGGCTTTCTTAGAAGTTGTCTCAGATCAGGGAATATGTCATGAACAAGAAATCACTGCCCTTGAAACATATACCATAGAGAAAAATATTACAAATCAAGTCTCTGACACAGAGATCTCTGAACTAGCAGATGAGGAAGTTGATGAGACCCTGGTGGGaaaaaatgatgatgatgatgatgatgatgatgatgatgatgattatgataATGATACTGCTGAGattgatgataatgatgaaggCATTGCCATAGAAGATGAAGGTCGGGGACCTTGTTGTGGAGAGATAGAAACATCTGAAGATGATGAAGCCTCTATATTTGCCTTTGACGATGTCAATTATGTTGAAGAGCACAGTACGCTATTTGAGGAGAACGCTGAAGACATCAGTGCCCAAGACATACTGATCACGCAAAACGCCATCGAGCTGCAGTCCTTCACAGATAAAGACCCCTGTGATGTATCCGCAGCTCAGACTGACGGAGCAGAAGCTGAGAATCATTTCCCAGCTCAGTGTGAAAGATTGGGAGGACTGATTCATCAGGCCGTGAAAAATGAAACGGCAGAATTTGCCACACAAGATGCATTGATTAAGCCAGCTGATCAAGAACAGACATCTTCTGAGCAGACCGACGCTTCTGAGGACAGTGAGGCGTCCTCAGATGACGAGGAGTCCCCAGAGTACTGTGAATGTGAATTCTGTGTTGCAGCTATAGAGCAG GTTCCAGCCAAGCCACTTCTTCCCCAGATAAAGTCTAAAGATGCAGGAAAGATCTGCGTAGTAATTGATCTGGATGAAACACTAGTGCACAGTTCATTTAAG CCAGTGAACAATGCAGATTTTATCATTCCGGTGGAGATCGATGGAGCAGTACACCAG GTGTACGTGTTGAAACGACCTCATGTGGATGAGTTCCTGAAACGGATGGGTGAATTATTTGAGTGCGTGTTGTTCACTGCAAGTTTAGCTAAG TATGCAGATCCTGTCTCAGACCTGCTGGACAAATGGGGAGCATTCCGCTGCCGACTTTTCCGGGAGTCCTGCGTATTCCATCGTGGGAACTATGTCAAGGACCTAAGTCGTCTGGGCAGAGACCTCAGCAAAGTCATCATCGTGGATAACTCTCCAGCGTCATACATCTTCCATCCAGATAATGCT GTACCTGTAGCCTCCTGGTTTGACGACATGTCCGACACGGAGCTTCTGGATCTGATCCCATTCTTTGAGAGACTGAGTAAAGTGGATGACGTGTGCGCTGTGCTCAAACAACAGAGGACTAGCAGCTAG
- the ctdsp1 gene encoding carboxy-terminal domain RNA polymerase II polypeptide A small phosphatase 1 isoform X2 — protein MDLPSSSIITQVTKDEEPNAPLREKGAPAHVASASKKPRKRGFFNSLLCCLCHDETDHVPVNNNAPLLVEENGTISKVPAKPLLPQIKSKDAGKICVVIDLDETLVHSSFKPVNNADFIIPVEIDGAVHQVYVLKRPHVDEFLKRMGELFECVLFTASLAKYADPVSDLLDKWGAFRCRLFRESCVFHRGNYVKDLSRLGRDLSKVIIVDNSPASYIFHPDNAVPVASWFDDMSDTELLDLIPFFERLSKVDDVCAVLKQQRTSS, from the exons GTGCTCCTGCACACGTTGCATCAGCCTCCAAGAAGCCCCGTAAACGTGGCTTCTTTAACAGCCTCTTGTGCTGCCTGTGTCATGATGAAACAGACCACGTGCCCGTCAATAACAATGCGCCACTTCTGGTGGAAGAGAACGGAACCATCTCGAAG GTTCCAGCCAAGCCACTTCTTCCCCAGATAAAGTCTAAAGATGCAGGAAAGATCTGCGTAGTAATTGATCTGGATGAAACACTAGTGCACAGTTCATTTAAG CCAGTGAACAATGCAGATTTTATCATTCCGGTGGAGATCGATGGAGCAGTACACCAG GTGTACGTGTTGAAACGACCTCATGTGGATGAGTTCCTGAAACGGATGGGTGAATTATTTGAGTGCGTGTTGTTCACTGCAAGTTTAGCTAAG TATGCAGATCCTGTCTCAGACCTGCTGGACAAATGGGGAGCATTCCGCTGCCGACTTTTCCGGGAGTCCTGCGTATTCCATCGTGGGAACTATGTCAAGGACCTAAGTCGTCTGGGCAGAGACCTCAGCAAAGTCATCATCGTGGATAACTCTCCAGCGTCATACATCTTCCATCCAGATAATGCT GTACCTGTAGCCTCCTGGTTTGACGACATGTCCGACACGGAGCTTCTGGATCTGATCCCATTCTTTGAGAGACTGAGTAAAGTGGATGACGTGTGCGCTGTGCTCAAACAACAGAGGACTAGCAGCTAG